One Rattus norvegicus strain BN/NHsdMcwi chromosome 18, GRCr8, whole genome shotgun sequence DNA segment encodes these proteins:
- the Synpo gene encoding synaptopodin, whose amino-acid sequence MEGYSEEASLLRHLEKVASEEEEVPLVVYLKENAALLTANGLHLSQNRETQQSSPNPPETEEVPSPAADINQNPSSPNATLTTAASNSHHNQPTADVNQNPPATITPVQQNSSETQCSPNGTLDSKPNTPSADDGQRPVPAEEVRSSILLIDKVSAPPSAASPFSREATPLSSSGPPAADLMSSSLLIGMQPSTLVASAEQEVSGHAAVTTPTKVYSEVHLTLAKPASVVNRTARPFGMQSPGTTSQIEQSPMMGRRHFGEKAWAPPASSMADRSPQPQRHIMARSPMVERRLVGQRSPVVERRPLGNFTPPPTYAETLSTAPVASQVRSPPSYSTLYPSSDPKPPHLKGQVVPANKTGILEESMARRGSRKSMFTFVEKPKVTPNPDLLDLVQTADEKRRQRDQGEVGMEDEPFALGAEASNFQQEPIARDRSGPAAAEETVPEWASCLKSPRIQAKPKPKPNQNLSEASGKGAELYARRQSRMEKYVIESSGHAELARCPSPTMSLPSSWKYTTNAPGGFRVASLSPARTPPASLYHGYLPENGVLRPEPTKQQPHQMRPSLYALSPVKEPAKISSRATSSRASSRTVSPRAASPAKPSSLDLVPNLPRAGLPPSPALPRPSRSSPGLYNAPVQDSLQPTAVSPTYSSDISPVSPSRAWSPRAKQAPRPSFSTRNAGIEAQVWKPSFCFK is encoded by the coding sequence ATGGAGGGGTACTCAGAGGAAGCCAGTCTGCTGCGGCACCTGGAGAAGGTTGCCAGTGAGGAGGAAGAAGTACCATTGGTAGTTTACTTAAAGGAGAATGCAGCCCTGCTGACAGCTAATGGACTGCACCTGTCCCAGAACCGAGAGACCCAGCAGTCCTCACCAAACCCTCCTGAAACGGAGGAAGTGCCCAGCCCAGCTGCAGATATCAACCAGAACCCCTCCTCTCCCAATGCCACGCTCACCACAGCAGCCTCTAACAGCCACCACAACCAACCCACCGCTGATGTCAATCAAAACCCCCCAGCCACTATCACCCCTGTCCAACAAAATTCATCTGAGACACAGTGTTCCCCGAATGGCACGCTTGATTCCAAACCCAACACTCCAAGCGCTGATGATGGGCAGCGCCCGGTGCCAGCAGAGGAAGTGAGGTCCAGCATTCTCCTGATTGACAAGGTGTCCGCTCCACCATCTGCCGCCAGCCCCTTCTCTAGAGAAGCTactcccctctccagctctgggcCACCAGCTGCAGATCTCATGTCCAGCTCTCTGCTCATTGGCATGCAGCCTAGCACCCTAGTGGCATCAGCAGAACAAGAGGTGTCTGGACATGCAGCTGTCACCACGCCCACTAAGGTGTATAGTGAAGTACATCTCACACTAGCCAAGCCTGCATCCGTGGTCAACAGGACCGCCAGGCCATTTGGGATGCAGTCGCCAGGGACTACCAGCCAGATAGAGCAAAGTCCCATGATGGGAAGACGACATTTTGGAGAGAAGGCCTGGGCTCCCCCAGCTAGCAGTATGGCGGATAGGAGTCCCCAGCCACAGAGGCACATAATGGCCCGCAGTCCCATGGTAGAAAGGAGGCTGGTTGGGCAGCGAAGCCCGGTTGTAGAGAGACGCCCCTTAGGAAACtttaccccaccccccacctatGCGGAGACTTTGTCAACAGCCCCCGTGGCTTCCCAGGTTAGGTCTCCTCCCTCTTATTCTACTCTGTATCCCAGCTCTGACCCCAAGCCTCCCCATTTGAAGGGCCAGGTAGTTCCTGCCAACAAGACAGGAATTTTGGAAGAATCTATGGCACGCCGAGGCAGCCGGAAATCAATGTTCACGTTCGTGGAGAAGCCTAAGGTGACGCCGAATCCAGACTTGCTGGACCTCGTGCAGACAGCTGATGAGAAGCGGAGGCAGAGAGACCAAGGGGAGGTGGGCATGGAAGACGAGCCCTTTGCCCTGGGAGCTGAGGCCTCCAACTTCCAGCAGGAGCCAATAGCTCGGGACAGGTCCGGCCCTGCGGCAGCTGAGGAGACTGTCCCTGAATGGGCTTCCTGCCTCAAGTCACCCCGTATCCAGGCTAAGCCGAAGCCCAAACCCAACCAGAATCTCTCAGAGGCCTCAGGGAAGGGGGCTGAGCTCTATGCCCGCCGCCAGTCACGGATGGAGAAATACGTCATAGAGTCGTCAGGCCATGCGGAATTGGCTCGCTGCCCTTCACCTACTATGTCATTGCCTTCATCCTGGAAGTACACCACTAATGCCCCTGGGGGCTTCCGAGTGGCGTCCTTAAGCCCAGCGCGGACTCCGCCTGCCTCTCTCTACCACGGCTATCTGCCAGAGAATGGAGTCCTGCGCCCAGAGCCTACCAAGCAGCAGCCACACCAGATGAGGCCTTCACTCTATGCTCTGTCGCCGGTCAAGGAACCTGCCAAGATCTCATCACGTGCCACCTCGTCACGCGCTTCGTCACGCACTGTCTCACCTCGTGCTGCCTCCCCGGCCAAGCCTAGCTCCCTGGACCTGGTGCCCAACCTGCCCAGAGCAGGCCTCCCACCGTCTCCTGCGCTTCCTCGGCCTTCCCGCTCCTCCCCAGGCCTCTACAATGCCCCAGTCCAGGACAGCCTCCAGCCCACTGCCGTGAGCCCCACCTACAGCAGTGATATCTCCCCCGTGTCTCCCTCCAGGGCGTGGTCTCCTCGAGCCAAGCAGGCCCCCAGGCCTTCCTTCTCCACCCGGAATGCTGGGATCGAGGCCCAGGTGTGGAAACCTTCCTTCTGCTTCAAGTAA